In the genome of Strix uralensis isolate ZFMK-TIS-50842 chromosome 19, bStrUra1, whole genome shotgun sequence, the window cgcccgccgctcgGCTCCATATCCTTCTCCGGCGCCTGCTGTGGGGCCCGTGGGGAGAGGGGGTTGTGGTGAGGGGGGGTCTGCGTGGCCCCTGGGCTGAGCGGGGAAGCTGTGGGCCGTTGGGGTGAAGTGTAGAGGCTCGGTGTGGGAAGGAGCCtcaggctggggagggctcgcTGGGGgccctgtccccctgccctggctgcgGGGACACCAGGCAGGCATGGTCGGATATGACCCTGAGGCCAAGTGCGTCTCCACGGTGGAAGCGGCTGCAGCAGGATCGGCATCTGGCTTGGTCACTCGGGTGCTTGTCAGTCCCTTGGATGTCATCAAGATCCGCTTTCAGGTACCTTCCTCGTGGCCTGCTCGGGGATTGGGGGTGAAGGAGcctgtggcagagcagagctgggcttgttcTGGATGAATAGGTCACTTGTGCAACCAGAGAGCACTGAATCTGCTCGTCAGCCCTCACCTACCCTGTATACAAGTTATGCAAGGTAGTAGGGCTAGCTTGTGTCCACCACTTCTGTTTACGTAACTTAACTTGTGTGTTTGAATGGGATCTTGTGTTTTTTGTAGTTTGttctcttctgctgtttttctgaatGATCTCTGCTATCTGACTGAATTTCACCATCATCCTTACTGATAACCTTTGTGTTGCAtgcatgtttttattcttttagaaCCCTCCATAAATAACATCCCAGTCCGTTCTAGATGTGATTTCTGTGGGAAGGCAGAATGTCACCTCGTAGCATTGGTTGGCTGGCAGGGTTGTGAATTTTTGAATGGGACACCCGAGCCTTGTTGACGTGTGATGtggaattgaaaatattttctctattttcctCCAGCTTCAGATCGAGCAGCTCTCCTCCAGAAACCCAGCAGCTAAGTATCATGGCATCTTACAGGCTGTACAGCGCATCTTCCAGGAAGAGGGGCTGGTAGCCTTCTGGAAGGGCCATGTTCCTGCTCAGTTCCTTTCAGTTGGCTACGGAGCTGTTCAGGTGAGGGGACCAGACCTCACCTGGGCCCAGCGTACATACATAGgactctgcttttcttcagactGGCTGCACGGGCAGACGCAGAAAGGTCCAGGTTTAAACTGTACTGATGCAAACCAACTCCAGTCTCAAAGATGTGTAGTTGTATAATGCTGATGTATAATTCCTAAGTTAATATTCCTGAGCTTGCTGAACAGCCTGCCTGGAGCACAGCTAGAGCAAACTGAGTCCTGGCTGTATCTGGTGTCACAGACAAGCCCTGTTTGTTCCTGACGCTTGTTTAACTGTTCATGTTCCAAGCTGTgtagttttttccttttgttcctgctGTTGCCCTAACAGCTTGTTAGGAGAAAATCAGTGAAGCTGATGATGGTGTTTTACACAGCCTAGTTATGCATAATTTGTAAGTATTAACAACACTTTTAATGAGCCGTGGGTGAAAGAGTAGTGGATGACCTATCTGTAATATAGCAAATACTCTTCAGGACACATGGAGCATTAAAACAAGTTTTTCCCAATTCTAAATGCAAGGTTTAGCAGAAGGGTCAGAGATCAGAATATCCTAAGCATTCCCCAGGCTGCTCAGTGATTTTTACAAGGTGTTCTTTGAGCACGTGCTCCAACAGGTTACAAGTTGGGGAGGACTTTTGAAGGACACAGAGAAAAGGTGGTTATAAGCGGTGGGTGGAGCTCTTTTGGTGAAATGGGAGAAGAGTGGGAGATCCATGTCAGTGATAAGGATTGACTCCTTGACCTGtgtatgtttgtttctttaagtTCATGGCATTTGAAAGCTTGACAAAACTGGTGCACAATGTCACCTCATACAATGCCCGCGATTCCTTTGTGCACTTTGTCTGCGGTGGACTGGCCGCTTGCACGGCCACGGTTGCAGTTCAACCTGTTGACACGCTACGCACCCGCTTTGCTGCTCAGGGTGAGCCTAAGGTATGGCTGAGGATTTAATCTTTGGAATTATCATCCATAACAGTAGCAGTATTTTATGTGTATGACTACAGGAGGTTTGAAAAGTACGTAACAGTCTGTGGGTTAACATAAAGGAGCAGGTGCTGTTATTGGCCAATGTTTGCACTGTTGCCAAGTTATCCCCTGTGCTGTTGACACAGCTTTCTTAATTATGTTTTGCTGCTCCTGGTTGTGTTTGACTCCTGACAGGTGATCCAGAAAGGAGGAACTGTCCTTAACAGGATAACTCAATTTTCGTTTCGCCTGTTGGCCATGTACAGAATGCGCTCCCCAGTCTGTCGAACATTGCACGTTTGAAACTTTCCACTTGCACAGAGTCATGTTTAGATAATGATTGGGGTGATTCTTGAAACCAGTCACCTTCCACCTGTGTTTTGTATTCTTATTTATGCAAGAATCTGTCTCCATGCTAATTAGAACTGTTGTAACTAGACTCATATGGGTTTGTATCAGCTATTTCTAGTTTTTGACTTAGCCTGCAGTAGAATCACAATATGTATTATCAGAATTCTGTTGCAGGAGCAAGCAGAGCTGTTAAGAGTTTAAATATCTGTGATGCAAGTGGTCTCAGGCCACAGCTCTCAGCTCTGTGCCATGTTTCTTCCCCTCAGAAGCACAGCTTGACTGTGGGATACAATGTCAGCCCAGGCCTCTCAGTGCAGAGCTAACGACCATTTGTTCAGTTAGCCTCTTGTGGCTCAGAGGTAGGTTTAGATTGTCAGCTTACTTCTAAGAGGCACAAGGGCTTAGCTGAGAATGCTGTGTGattcaaatattcaaaatacTGTGTGATGCAAAATCACTTTGTTTATCGCTTTGTGCTGAAAATCAGTCCATTGTATTTTGGGCAGTGGGAGATGCCTGTCCTCGTTACTGGGAAATAGGCTGAGCTTTGGTTTGCTGTTTTTAAGCCTGTCTCACTAGAGAGTCAGCCTCTCCTTTATTGTCTAGATCTATCGCAACCTTCGCCATGCAGTGGTGACGATGTACCAGGCAGAAGGGCCTCGGACTTTCTACAGAGGTTTGACCCCCACAATCGTTGCTATCTTTCCGTATGCTGGTCTCCAGTTCTCCTTCTACAACATCCTGCAACAGTTTTCTGAATGGGCGATTCcagctgaaggaaagaaaggaggtaGGCACTTGGGACAGTGATGTCTGTGacctggagagaaagaaaggatgaatgcTAGTTTGGGAGACTGACATAAGCTCAATTTTCTGTTCTATCACCCTTTTTGATGCAACATCTGAAAAGTATCTCAATCTCTCTTCTCTCATTCTGCACAGATATTGCAAAAATAAGTACAGGAAGTTTACAAACAGCTCCTGTTATGGAATAACCATAATGGAAATGTGGATGGATGGGAAAGTGAAGTGTCACAGGCCAGGGTGCTCTTTCTTGAGCTGTGTCACATTACTGATACTGGGAGAAGACAGTGCTGATGTAATCTTTCTGTTTCATTAGTGCTATGGGGACAGGACTCCTGGATTTCCGTCGGAAATCTGCCTGCAGATTCTAGCACAGCTGTTACAGAAGAGAATTCATTTAGCCTAATTTAAAACTGCCAAGCTCTTGATTTGATATTTTTATGTTGATTTCTAGCTCTGTTATAAGAGAACCTCATCATGATGCAACCTGTCCCCTTGACATGTCGTTCTAGATACTAGTGCCTCCCTGAGAGAGAGGGTGTGCAGCATCGGTGTGGTGTTGTTCCTTAATGGAATTTCTTCAATAGAGGAACTAGACTTTTCAGTATCAtgtctgcatatttatttttagatggcAGAGGCTGATGGTGGGTTTGTGCTGGGAACTCATGTTTATCAGGAAATAGTCTAATATCACAAAACTCATTTCCCTCAAGCCTCTGAAGTCATCAGGCAGTGTCAACTTGTGACTTATTCCAATCCAGAATAAGTCAGTTTGAGCAATCAGGAGTGCAAGATTTCCAGGGACTGGGCTTTTACTGGGGGGAAACTTCTCCGTCCACTAGTGGCAGGTTctctggtgact includes:
- the SLC25A19 gene encoding mitochondrial thiamine pyrophosphate carrier, translating into MVGYDPEAKCVSTVEAAAAGSASGLVTRVLVSPLDVIKIRFQLQIEQLSSRNPAAKYHGILQAVQRIFQEEGLVAFWKGHVPAQFLSVGYGAVQFMAFESLTKLVHNVTSYNARDSFVHFVCGGLAACTATVAVQPVDTLRTRFAAQGEPKIYRNLRHAVVTMYQAEGPRTFYRGLTPTIVAIFPYAGLQFSFYNILQQFSEWAIPAEGKKGGNVKNLVCGSCAGIISKTLTYPFDVFKKRLQVGGFEHARAAFGQVRIYRGLLDCIRQIMREEGPGGFFKGLSPSLLKAAVSTGLVFFWYELFCSLLCALKSADSTTRTEG